In the genome of Syngnathoides biaculeatus isolate LvHL_M chromosome 14, ASM1980259v1, whole genome shotgun sequence, one region contains:
- the LOC133512356 gene encoding zinc finger C3H1 domain-containing protein isoform X3, translating into MDAESAGRVQTDDVELEDGEICDDDGEESSAARRGEGRRSRPLRGPRPPYMAHPPADFRHMMAYDVHGAQCGPDRPHAPCPPLPPPPPPPAGLAPMCGGPGPRPSFWERSHGALGRFRHRTVPNGGRGAWNRGTWAGPRPPMGRYGPGENSHNRNESPGRKQKPLGRNLPRRAPAKCGTGAESFEDLLSKYKQIQIELECIRKEESMALEAEVQGAEGNVQVVEPKVQGSEVRAQRAEAKVPGTKKGPAQAVPLPQESAQIRAQNKKSFQAFNIKPLRVKLFTPPSLDTKAEEERKAMQAEPEAPAADEVAEAYVCCGKDAKDDCKTPGGESSASSDDVFICLDELDSQVEEEDLSELQLRLVALQSASRKWHQKEQQAMKKSREPAAAVAAAKPRPADRRTRTRSKPQDRERDKAKPGPRERPKTVARTPSDRSRGKSTGPASAGKQAVRKRQLRTWKLQRKHDDDDEWHKREDEIRKIRDLSNQDEQYKRFMKLVGGKMHSSPKVRGGEARKSSTGRTGPDGAGNLYQYDNYDEVAMETDSEPGSPARPPLTAEDPAASFPLPPLYETPFAACAPPPPPPLPPPTSDPTPPPKPPFADEEEEEEMLLRETCLMSMASKRVVTAEQEPFWSGPPSPSAAPPAGLEQPARGNLSAVSLNTMTTQRGNKFTRGGASRAPLLLPRHKSVVVSLNESDDSDSDLEVAAQGMFGGLEFMIKEARRTAEVNATKSKGASEKENNPMRTPDALPEAKKAEYRFLREELAREKQKASHPDAGSAAAVDPAVPSPGSEAERRLLKQRELLSRDETLLKNLLQQQLKKSESLKAAESKAARLREQTQAAEKIVLANKTLLKKIQEQVRRVEHRVSIKKTLAARLEQELLWTRKATGREPKRKAGAVHKPARKLQRVDAANHFAALMAQKQRLQQLESEYAQKIQQLKEAQALRNKAAPTERRLKPVSLPDPKVSLTGSPGPPQPSLHDLTQDVLVLESEDAPEADDLEPERPETQIAAPEAAYPRPRRRSFRRSDATKPNLEQPSSAPAPVPVGPPAAKPVESSEDGPVAAGPDLEALRRQHRQRPGLAELVLEELTGLGEPHKTEEEANVPKSTKVKLKVKMLTADAEASPSACWPNGLVPLRPYRSPLLVFKSYRFSPYYRTKEKLSLSSATYSNAIRPQRCFCRFDLTGTCNDDGCSWQHVRSCALTGNLLFQDVLSYNLSLIGCSDASSDGQVGSAAGGRSLAHASEKYMSKLLGPHRGGMAADQTAVFLVSKVNESRRHVPPFTTWKGKRKWRPSALSEQNADGDCEEDASGEERPSRTSDVHVSRLDACVTSEDKRYFLSDTDDICKLESGVSDNPGDTQLWIKLAFKYLRQDDTPPSECLEAALNTLSRALEHNCDHPEVWTHYLTLFSRRGHRDEVQEMCQMAVEHAPHRSVWWNYLSLASTFEGKDSVCERLLHFLRAEAACGSVSEERSFQLLEAVLYRVHLNVFTGRSEAALAIFRDALKDAGHHGIAERLRPGHRALAWLAYIHLKEFGRLPAALYDPLESGPSGLVGADPFLLPWRSASDVRTPHEELIGLFEEGVRRCGDDSLSPSERTLACLPLHTNFLFLHRLLGRFEEAVSSCEVLLEACPTSCVLQDVLCELLVRSGKADGAAASWLAALAKCPDDAEVFYHCCRFLMAQDKWSVVTPLFRGFVSSLCDGESAHVAPVHILRSVLGLPTDGAQLSAVARKDLEDRLHRQRSFLHLLHCRWHWLHGSTEDALDAFERALGSAVSRHELHRLWTDYLRYCSVRAAERLPDLVLRCLGTVPARLEVPFDSTHFWTSYRFHNEVVALYLSCVDASQHAALLERLHYTMPANVALALRLMRQEAHEGNLEHVRFQARMLTASAPKCLPAWNIAIAAETELKQPTEVRRSQVSDANAILTHVSVILNIPEFSSGRRRTGARRPRRRITRGTNANLDIYQGGKARRLPFVPVATSCSSSSFACVRRLAALCNKPSRTFRSALTCGNGCCSWRRASAARAQRIAWAAC; encoded by the exons ATGGACGCAGAGTCGGCGGGTCGGGTCCAGACGGACGACGTCGAGCTAGAAGACGGGGAAATTTGCGACGATGACGGCGAGGAGAGCTCCGCCGCCcggcggggggaggggaggaGAAGCAGGCCTCTGCGGGGTCCGAGGCCGCCCTACATGGCCCACCCTCCGGCGGACTTTCGCCACATGATGGCCTATGACGTCCACGGAGCCCAGTGCGGACCGGACCGACCGCACGCTCCCTGCCCTcccctgccgccgccgccgcccccgccggcCGGGCTCGCTCCGATGTGCGGGGGGCCCGGTCCGCGGCCCAGTTTTTGGGAGCGGAGCCACGGCGCTCTGGGGAGGTTCAGACACCGAACCGTACCGAACGGAGGACGGGGGGCCTGGAACCGGGGAACCTGGGCCGGCCCCAGACCCCCCATGGGTCGGTACGGGCCCGGAGAGAACAGTCACAACCGGAACGAGTCTCCCGGCAGGAAAC AGAAGCCGCTCGGAAGGAATCTGCCAAGAAGAGCGCCGGCGAAGTGCGGCACTGGCGCCGAGTCCTTCGAGGATCTGCTGTCCAAGTACAAGCAGATCCAGATCGAGCTGGAGTGCATCCGCAAGGAGGAGAGCATGGCGCTGGAAGCTGAGGTGCAGGGAGCGGAGGGCAATGTTCAAGTGGTGGAGCCCAAGGTGCAGGGGTCAGAGGTCAGGGCTCAGAGGGCGGAGGCCAAGGTTCCGGGGACGAAAAAGGGTCCCGCGCAAGCCGTCCCGCTGCCCCAGGAGTCCGCCCAGATTCGGGCACAGAACAAGAAAAGTTTCCAGGCGTTCAACATCAAACCCCTGCGTGTCAAACTCTTCACGCCGCCCAGCCTGGACACGAAAGCCGAGGAGGAGCGAAAAG CGATGCAGGCGGAGCCGGAGGCCCCGGCGGCAGACGAGGTCGCGGAGGCGTACGTTTGTTGCGGCAAGGACGCAAAGGATGACTGCAAAACCCCCGGCGGGGAGTCGTCCGCCTCCAGCGACGACGTCTTCATCTGTCTCGATGAG CTGGACTcgcaggtggaggaggaggacctgTCGGAGCTCCAACTGCGTCTGGTCGCCCTGCAGTCGGCCAGCAGGAAGTggcaccagaaggagcagcaggCGATGAAGAAGAGCAGAGaaccggcggcggcggtggccgCCGCCAAGCCCAGGCCCGCCGACCGCAGGACCAGAACCAGGTCCAAGCCTCAGGACAGGGAGCGAGACAAGGCCAAGCCCGGGCCCAGAGAGCGGCCCAAGACCGTGGCTAGAACTCCTTCGGACAGAAGCAGAGGCAAGAGCACGGGCCCAG CCTCGGCGGGCAAACAGGCGGTGAGGAAACGGCAGCTGCGCACGTGGAAGCTTCAGCGGAagcacgacgacgacgacgaatgGCATAAACGAGAGGACGAAATCCGCAAGATCCGCGATCTGTCCAACCAGGACGAGCAGTACAAGCGCTTCATGAAGCTGGTGGGCGGCAAGATGCACAGCTCCCCCAAG GTCAGGGGTGGAGAGGCGAGAAAGTCGTCCACCGGTAGGACGGGCCCGGACGGCGCAGGAAACCTCTACCAGTACGACAACTACGACGAGGTTGCCATGGAGACGGACAGTGAACCCGGTTCCCCAG CACGTCCTCCTCTAACCGCAGAAGACCCGGCGGCGTCTTTCCCTCTGCCCCCGCTTTACGAGACG CCCTTCGCCGCCTGCGCCCCTCCCCCGCCGCCTCCCTTGCCCCCTCCGACCAGCGATCCGACGCCCCCTCCCAAGCCGCCGTTTGctgacgaggaagaggaggaggaaatgcTGCTCAGGGAGACCTGCCTCATGTCCATGGCCAGCAAGCGGGTGGTGACCGCAGAG CAGGAGCCGTTCTGGAGCGGTCCCCCGTCCCCGAGCGCGGCGCCCCCCGCTGGCTTAGAGCAGCCCGCCAGAGGAAACCTTAGCGCCGTCAGCCTCAACACCATGACGACGCAGCGTGGCAACAAGTTCACGCGAGGAGGAGCTTCCAGGGCGCCGCTGTTG cTGCCACGTCACAAGTCAGTGGTGGTGTCTCTGAACGAGTCGGACGACAGCGACTCGGACTTGGAAGTCGCGGCGCAGGGGATGTTCGGCGGCCTGGAGTTCATGATCAAGGAAGCCCGAAGGACGGCAGAGGTCAACGCCACAAAGTCCAAAGGCGCGTCAGAGAAGGAGAACAATCCGATGCGGACCCCCGATGCTTTGCCCGAGGCCAAGAAGGCCGAGTACCGCTTCCTCAGGGAGGAGCTCGCCAG GGAAAAGCAGAAGGCGTCCCACCCCGACGCCGGTTCGGCGGCCGCCGTCGACCCCGCCGTCCCGTCCCCGGGGAGCGAAGCCGAGCGCAGGCTGCTGAAGCAAAG AGAGTTGCTCTCGCGAGACGAGACGCTGCTGAAGAACCTCCTGCAGCAGCAGCTGAAGAAGTCCGAGTCGCTCAAGGCGGCCGAGTCCAAGGCGGCCAGGCTGAGGGAACAGACGCAGGCTGCCGAGAAGATCGTGCTGGCCAACAAGACGCTCCTCAAGAAGATTCAGGAGCAG GTGCGCCGCGTGGAGCACCGCGTGTCCATCAAGAAGACGCTGGCGGCCCGCTTGGAGCAAGAGCTGCTTTGGACTCGGAAGGCGACGGGGAGAGAACCCAAACGGAAAGCCGGAGCTGTCCACAAGCCG GCCAGGAAGCTTCAGCGGGTGGATGCCGCCAATCACTTTGCAGCACTGATGGCTCAGAAGCAGCGTCTGCAGCAACTGGAGTCCGAATACGCTCAGAAGATCCAGCAGCTGAAGGAGGCCCAGGCCCTGCGCAACAAAGCGGCGCCGACCGAGCGGCGTCTCAAACCGGTCTCGCTTCCTGACCCCAAAGTTTCCCTTACGGGGTCCCCGGGACCGCCTCAGCCCTCCCTGCACGACCTCACCCAAGACGTCCTGGTGCTGGAGAGCGAGGACGCCCCCGAAGCGGACGATCTTGAGCCGGAGCGCCCCGAGACGCAGATCGCCGCCCCCGAAGCGGCGTACCCTCGCCCTCGGCGCCGCTCCTTCCGCCGCTCCGACGCCACCAAACCCAACCTGGAACAGCCGAgctccgcccccgcccccgtccCCGTAGGTCCGCCCGCCGCCAAACCAGTCGAAAGCTCTGAGGACGGACCTGTCGCCGCGGGTCCGGATTTGGAAGCGCTGAGGCGCCAGCATCGACAGCGGCCCGGGCTGGCAGAGCTGGTCCTGGAGGAGCTGACTGGACTGGGGGAGCCACACAAAACGGAGGAAGAGGCGAACGTGCCCAAAAGCACCAAG GTGAAGTTGAAGGTGAAGATGCTCACAGCGGACGCGGAAGCAAGTCCAAGCGCGTGCTGGCCCAACGGGCTGGTTCCTTTAAGGCCTTACCGCAGTCCTCTGCTGGTCTTCAAATCTTACAG GTTCAGCCCGTACTACCGGACCAAGGAGAAGTTGTCCCTGAGCTCGGCCACCTACAGCAACGCCATCCGGCCCCAACGCTGCTTCTGTCGCTTCGACCTGACGGGGACGTGCAACGACGACGGCTGCTCATG GCAGCACGTCAGGAGCTGCGCGCTGACGGGGAATCTCCTCTTCCAGGATGTTCTGTCGTACAACTTGTCTCTGATCGGCTGCTCGGACGCCAGCTCTGACGGCCAAGTCGGCTCCGCCGCAGGTGGGCGGAGCCTCGCCCACGCGTCCG AAAAATACATGAGCAAGCTGTTGGGTCCGCACAGAGGCGGAATGGCGGCAGACCAGACGGCCGTCTTCCTGGTCAGCAAAGTCAACGAGAGCCGTCGTCACG TGCCGCCCTTCACCACCTGGAAGGGCAAAAGGAAATGGAGGCCATCGGCGCTGAGCGAGCAGAACGCCGACGGGGACTGCGAGGAGGACGCGTCGGGGGAGGAGCGGCCGTCCAGAACCTCAG ACGTGCACGTGAGCCGGTTGGACGCGTGCGTGACGTCTGAGGACAAGCGTTACTTCCTCAGCGACACGGACGACATCTGCAAGCTGGAGAGCGGCGTGTCGGACAACCCCGGAGACACGCAGCTGTGGATCAAGCTGGCTTTCAAATACCTCCGCCAAGACGACAC GCCGCCGAGCGAGTGTTTGGAGGCGGCCCTCAACACGCTGTCTCGCGCGCTGGAGCACAACTGCGACCACCCCGAAGTGTGGACGCACTATCTGACGCTCTTCTCCCGCCGAGGACACCGCGACGAAGTGCAGGAGATGTGCCAGATGGCCGTGGAGCACGCGCCCCACCGCAGCGTCTGGTGGAAC TATCTGAGCTTGGCGAGCACGTTTGAGGGGAAGGACTCCGTCTGCGAGCGTCTCCTCCACTTCCTGCGGGCCGAGGCGGCGTGCGGGTCCGTGTCCGAGGAGCGCTCCTTCCAGCTTTTGGAGGCTGTGCTTTACCGCGTCCACTTGAACGTCTTCACGGGCCGCTCGGAAGCCGCCCTCGCCATCTTCCGG gacGCCTTGAAGGACGCCGGCCATCACGGCATCGCCGAGCGGCTCCGACCGGGCCACCGGGCGCTGGCCTGGTTAGCGTACATCCACCTGAAGGAGTTCGGCCGCCTCCCGGCCGCCCTGTACGACCCGCTGGAGTCGGGCCCGTCCGGGCTGGTCGGCGCCGACCCGTTTCTGTTGCCCTGGCGGTCGGCCAGCGACGTCCGAACGCCGCACGAGGAGCTCATCGGGCTTTTCGAAG AGGGCGTCCGCCGGTGCGGTGACGATTCTTTGAGTCCGAGCGAGAGGACATTGGCGTGCCTGCCGCTGCATACCAACTTCCTGTTCCTGCACAGGCTGTTGGGCAG GTTTGAGGAGGCCGTGTCGTCATGCGAGGTGCTGTTGGAGGCGTGTCCCACGTCGTGCGTCCTGCAAGACGTCCTGTGCGAGCTCCTCGTGCGCTCGGGGAAAGCGGACGGCGCCGCCGCCTCTTGGCTCGCCGCGCTGGCCAAGTGTCCCGACGACGCCGAAGTTTTCTACCACTGCTGCCGCTTCCTCATGGCTCAG GACAAGTGGAGCGTCGTCACGCCGCTCTTCCGAGGATTCGTCTCGTCTTTGTGCGACGGGGAAAGCGCTCACGTGGCGCCCGTCCACATCCTGCG GAGCGTGCTGGGTCTCCCGACAGACGGCGCGCAGTTGTCGGCCGTCGCGAGGAAGGATCTGGAAGATCGGCTTCATCGTCAGCGCTCCTTCCTGCACCTGCTTCACTG TCGGTGGCACTGGCTGCACGGGTCCACGGAAGACGCGCTGGACGCCTTCGAGAGGGCGCTGGGCTCAGCCGTGAGCCGCCACGAGCTTCACCGCCTCTGGACGGA CTACCTCCGCTACTGCAGCGTGCGAGCGGCCGAGCGTCTGCCCGACTTGGTCCTCCGCTGTCTGGGCACGGTGCCCGCCCGGCTGGAGGTGCCCTTTGACTCCACCCACTTCTGGACGTCTTACCGCTTCCACAACGAG GTGGTGGCGCTCTACCTCAGCTGCGTGGACGCGTCTCAGCACGCGGCGCTCCTGGAAAGGCTGCACTACACGATGCCGGCCAACGTCGCCCTGGCGCTCAG GCTGATGCGGCAGGAGGCCCACGAAGGAAACTTGGAGCACGTTCGATTCCAGGCCAGGATGTTGACCGCCAGCGCCCCCAAGTGTTTGCCAGCTTGGAACAT AGCCATCGCCGCGGAGACGGAGCTTAAGCAACCGACAGAGGTGAGGCGCTCACAAGTCAGCGATGCTAATGCGATACTAACACATGTCTCAGTCATCTTGAACATCCCAGAATTTTCCTCTGGGCGGCGACGGACAGGAGCCCGGCGTCCGCGGCGTCGTATAACGCGCGGTACAAATGCTAACCTTGACATTTATCAGGGCGGGAAAGCGCGGCGGCTCCCGTTTGTGCCGGTCGCCACTTCCTGCTCTTCCTCCTCGTTTGCTTGTGTTCGTAGGCTCGCCGCGTTGTGCAACAAGCCCTCCAGAACCTTCCGCTCTGCGCTCACCTGTGGAAACGG CTGCTGCAGTTGGAGGCGTGCGTCGGCGGCGCGGGCGCAGCGGATCGCGTGGGCCGCGTGCTGA